The following coding sequences are from one Bacteroidota bacterium window:
- a CDS encoding aspartate kinase, giving the protein MLKYITLENITTKSGAHVPEITLSYEVFGDESALNQNGILIVHALTGNSHVGGENGWWNDVVGKGKPINTLKHPVIAFNVPGNGFDGVLLDAFDKFNAGDIADLFAASLKQLEVENLFAVIGGSLGGGITWHMATQYPGLFKKVIPFATHYQASDWVIGMSKIQRELLKIEKDPVQTARKMAMLFYRTPESYQSKFERTRVEKGGAYNVDSYLDYQGEKLNDRFALEAYKAMNYIMSTIDVAYMESLDEVVSGIESEVHIVGVSTDLLFTAKESKEAFDKLKDAGKNVYYHEIESIHGHDAFLIENNQLEKILEQAFRDNKKVPKKEVRSKVLKFGGRSLADNSIDNVLDIIEKEAGKKKVYTVLSARASATDELESLLEAARKQIDCTVEFEAFKQEQSKILTDKTSLNPYFEEIKRILDGVKLIGDYSASLKDRFMAFGELISAITAKELLEKRGLTVAIHDVRNWLKTDDAFGNAQVLKSVSEDLFKKENLQREDVQVEIVSGFIASNLEGQITTLGRNGSNYTASLLANFLNAEEMQNWTHVDGIFTANPSLVPYAKQIELLSYNEANELANFGTTILHAKTIIPLIEKNIPLRILNTLDPENKGTLITKEGNGQGVKSVTILDDVALISLTGRGLLGTVGIDGRIFGVLMQHKISIRNISQASSERGVGFIVDIEDADKAVELLREEFQKEIFSKDINQIFAKKDVSVVSVIGDYLDYFDKVFHALKRNRLDPILFNNSINGNNISIVISDSQTLKAVNVIHSHIFGAERTLNIAVFGKGTVGGTLINQINNSRKILCEKRNTKINVFAVADSKRVLLNAEGIKEDWRDDLQNQEEGYSVESIVKYAEENNLENLVCVDATASKDFVNNYLSLVSYGFDLVSANKIANTLSYDFYTELRGELKRNRKKYLYETNVGAGLPLVDTISQLHHSGDKINKIRGVFSGSLSYIF; this is encoded by the coding sequence ATGTTAAAATATATAACACTGGAAAACATAACAACAAAGTCGGGGGCACACGTGCCTGAGATAACTTTGAGTTATGAAGTTTTCGGAGATGAGAGTGCGTTAAATCAAAATGGAATTTTGATTGTACATGCCTTAACAGGAAATTCGCATGTAGGAGGAGAGAATGGTTGGTGGAATGACGTAGTAGGTAAAGGAAAACCGATAAATACATTAAAGCATCCTGTTATTGCTTTTAATGTTCCTGGTAATGGTTTCGATGGTGTTCTTTTGGATGCTTTCGACAAATTTAATGCCGGTGATATAGCCGATTTATTTGCAGCTTCATTAAAACAGCTGGAGGTTGAGAATCTTTTCGCAGTTATTGGCGGATCGCTTGGAGGTGGTATTACCTGGCACATGGCAACCCAATATCCGGGCTTGTTTAAAAAAGTAATTCCTTTTGCTACGCATTACCAGGCAAGTGACTGGGTAATAGGTATGTCTAAAATTCAACGGGAGTTGTTAAAAATTGAAAAAGACCCGGTACAAACAGCCCGAAAAATGGCAATGTTGTTTTACCGTACTCCTGAATCTTATCAAAGTAAGTTTGAAAGAACCCGTGTAGAAAAGGGTGGAGCTTACAATGTGGATTCTTACCTCGATTATCAGGGAGAGAAACTTAATGACCGCTTTGCACTTGAGGCATATAAGGCAATGAACTATATAATGTCTACAATCGATGTAGCTTATATGGAATCTTTGGATGAGGTAGTTTCCGGAATTGAATCAGAGGTGCATATTGTAGGAGTAAGTACCGACTTGCTGTTTACGGCAAAAGAATCGAAAGAAGCGTTCGATAAATTGAAAGATGCAGGAAAGAATGTATATTATCACGAAATAGAATCTATTCACGGGCATGATGCATTCCTGATCGAAAACAATCAATTGGAAAAAATACTGGAACAGGCTTTCAGAGATAATAAGAAGGTTCCTAAAAAGGAGGTCAGGTCAAAAGTTTTGAAATTCGGAGGACGATCTTTGGCCGATAATAGTATTGATAATGTTCTTGATATAATAGAAAAAGAAGCCGGCAAGAAAAAAGTTTACACTGTTCTTTCGGCAAGAGCTTCGGCAACCGATGAGTTGGAAAGTCTTTTAGAAGCTGCAAGAAAACAAATTGACTGTACGGTCGAGTTTGAGGCATTCAAACAGGAACAGTCAAAAATTCTTACAGATAAGACTTCATTGAATCCATATTTCGAAGAGATAAAACGAATACTCGATGGGGTAAAACTCATTGGTGATTATTCCGCATCTCTAAAAGATCGTTTTATGGCATTTGGTGAGTTGATTTCGGCAATTACAGCAAAGGAGCTGTTAGAAAAACGCGGATTGACAGTTGCGATCCACGATGTGCGAAACTGGCTAAAAACAGATGATGCTTTTGGTAATGCGCAGGTGTTAAAATCGGTTTCGGAAGACTTATTTAAGAAGGAGAATTTACAGCGTGAAGATGTTCAGGTAGAAATAGTTTCAGGATTTATAGCATCTAACCTCGAAGGGCAAATAACAACTTTGGGTAGAAATGGTAGTAATTATACTGCATCACTCCTGGCTAACTTCCTAAATGCCGAAGAAATGCAAAACTGGACTCATGTCGATGGTATTTTCACAGCCAATCCGTCATTGGTTCCTTATGCAAAACAAATTGAATTGCTTTCGTATAATGAGGCAAATGAGTTGGCTAACTTCGGGACTACAATTCTTCATGCCAAAACTATAATACCTCTAATTGAAAAGAATATTCCTCTTCGAATACTGAATACATTAGATCCTGAAAACAAAGGGACTCTAATTACTAAAGAAGGTAACGGACAGGGAGTGAAATCTGTAACAATTCTGGACGATGTAGCTTTAATAAGTTTAACAGGTCGTGGTTTGTTGGGTACAGTAGGTATTGATGGTAGGATTTTTGGTGTGTTGATGCAGCATAAAATTTCGATCAGAAATATTTCTCAGGCTTCATCAGAACGTGGAGTTGGATTTATTGTTGACATAGAAGATGCTGATAAGGCTGTTGAATTACTTCGTGAAGAATTCCAAAAAGAGATTTTCTCTAAAGATATTAATCAGATTTTTGCGAAAAAAGATGTTTCGGTAGTTTCGGTAATTGGAGATTATCTCGATTATTTCGATAAAGTCTTCCATGCATTGAAACGTAACCGTTTGGATCCAATTTTGTTTAACAACTCTATCAATGGGAACAATATATCGATTGTAATTTCCGATTCACAAACCCTGAAAGCAGTTAACGTAATTCATTCTCATATTTTTGGAGCGGAAAGAACGTTGAATATTGCTGTATTTGGTAAAGGAACGGTAGGAGGAACATTGATAAATCAGATTAATAATTCGAGAAAAATACTTTGCGAAAAACGTAATACAAAAATCAATGTTTTTGCTGTTGCCGATTCAAAAAGAGTTTTATTAAATGCCGAAGGAATTAAAGAAGACTGGAGGGATGATTTACAAAATCAGGAAGAAGGTTATTCCGTTGAAAGTATTGTGAAATATGCAGAGGAGAACAATCTTGAGAATTTGGTTTGTGTTGATGCAACAGCTTCGAAAGATTTTGTAAATAACTACCTGAGTTTAGTATCGTATGGTTTTGACCTGGTATCAGCAAATAAGATTGCAAATACTTTGAGTTATGATTTTTATACAGAACTAAGAGGAGAGCTTAAACGAAACAGAAAAAAGTATCTTTACGAAACAAATGTTGGAGCGGGATTACCTTTAGTAGATACAATTAGTCAGCTGCACCATTCGGGCGATAAAATCAATAAAATACGCGGAGTGTTCTCAGGTTCTCTGAGTTATATATTCAA
- a CDS encoding O-acetylhomoserine aminocarboxypropyltransferase/cysteine synthase family protein translates to MEGLKDATKSLHSGHNVKETAGTRAVPIYQTSSYVFDNAEHAGNLFSLKEPGFIYTRLNNPTNDILERRLADLDGGVGAAVFASGTSAISTTLLTLLKSGDHIVASSALYGGTVTMMNVLLPRFGITTTFVDALNPSEVEAAIKENTRAVYLETIGNPGLDVADFKTISDIAHKNNIPLLVDNTVATPLLFKPIEHGADLIIYSLTKYIGGHGTSIAGAVVDSGKFNWANGKFPEFTEPSPGYHGLIYHEAMGEAAFIAKLRLEGLRDLGGALSPFNSFEIIQGLETLSLRIEKHSQNALKVAKWLEQHEAVASVNYPGLESHPSYKNAQKYLPKGQSGLVSFELKDGFEAARNLVDNVKIISLLANIGDTKSLIIHPASTTHQQLTDEEQLKGGVTKGLLRFSVGIEDADDIIADIEQAIG, encoded by the coding sequence ATGGAAGGATTAAAAGACGCAACAAAATCATTGCACAGCGGTCACAATGTAAAGGAAACGGCAGGGACACGTGCAGTTCCAATTTATCAGACATCGTCGTATGTTTTTGATAATGCAGAACATGCGGGGAATTTATTTTCTTTGAAGGAACCCGGGTTTATTTATACACGCTTAAATAACCCTACTAACGATATTCTGGAACGAAGACTTGCTGATTTGGACGGAGGTGTAGGAGCTGCAGTATTTGCTTCGGGGACATCGGCTATTTCTACAACTTTGTTGACTTTGTTGAAATCCGGAGATCACATTGTAGCTTCTTCGGCGCTTTATGGAGGTACGGTTACTATGATGAATGTTCTGTTGCCGCGTTTTGGAATTACAACAACTTTTGTCGATGCTTTGAATCCTTCTGAAGTTGAAGCAGCAATAAAAGAAAATACGAGAGCCGTTTATTTGGAAACAATCGGGAATCCGGGACTTGATGTTGCGGATTTTAAAACAATTTCTGACATAGCTCACAAAAATAATATTCCCTTATTGGTAGATAATACGGTAGCAACTCCTTTATTGTTCAAACCAATAGAACATGGCGCCGATTTGATTATTTATTCTCTGACTAAATATATAGGAGGACACGGAACCAGTATTGCAGGTGCCGTAGTTGATTCAGGTAAATTCAACTGGGCTAATGGTAAATTCCCTGAGTTTACCGAACCTTCTCCGGGATATCACGGACTGATTTATCACGAAGCAATGGGAGAAGCGGCTTTTATAGCAAAGTTGCGACTGGAAGGATTAAGAGATCTTGGGGGAGCATTGAGTCCGTTTAATTCTTTCGAGATTATTCAGGGCCTTGAAACCCTTTCGTTACGTATAGAAAAGCATTCTCAAAATGCACTTAAGGTGGCCAAATGGCTTGAACAACACGAAGCTGTAGCTTCTGTAAATTATCCGGGACTGGAATCGCACCCGAGCTATAAAAATGCTCAAAAATATTTACCAAAAGGACAAAGCGGATTAGTGAGTTTTGAGCTTAAGGATGGTTTTGAAGCAGCCAGGAATTTGGTTGATAATGTTAAAATAATTTCGCTGTTGGCGAATATTGGAGATACTAAAAGTCTGATAATTCATCCGGCTTCTACCACCCATCAACAACTGACTGATGAGGAACAGTTGAAGGGCGGAGTAACAAAAGGTTTATTAAGATTTTCGGTAGGTATCGAAGATGCAGATGATATAATTGCTGATATAGAGCAAGCTATTGGATAA